A stretch of the Mobula hypostoma chromosome 19, sMobHyp1.1, whole genome shotgun sequence genome encodes the following:
- the nt5c2a gene encoding 5'-nucleotidase, cytosolic IIa isoform X2 has translation MSSWSEKLNDDPPGAMDGSAMKKYRREAYHRVFVNRSLAMEKIKCFGFDMDYTLAVYKSPEYESLGFDLTVERLISIGYPQELGSFVYDPAFPTRGLIFDTLHGNLLKVDAYGNILVCAHGFNFMRGPDIREQYPNKFIQRDDTERFYILNTLFNLPETYLFACLVDFFTNCSRYTSCETGFKDGDLFMSFKSMFQDVRDAVDWVHYKGSLKEKTLENLETYVVKEPKLPLLLSRMNEVGKVFLVTNSDYQYTNKIMTYMFDFGHGPMPGTPHRPWQSYFDLVVVDARKPLFFSEGTVLRQVDKTTGHLKIGTHTGPLQHGVVYSGGSSDIMGDLLGAKGKDILYIGDHIFGDILKSKKRQGWRTFLVIPELAQELHVWTDKSSLFEELQSLDVFLAELYKHLDSSSNERPDISAIQRRIKKVTHDMDMCYGMMGSLFRSGSRQTLFASQVMRYADLYAASFINLLYYPFSYLFRAAHVLMPHESTVEHSHADINYVESPMATRNRSMGSADFKGTEFKRHQLTRSISEIKPPNLFPQTPQEITHCHDEDDDEEEEEEEE, from the exons TGTACAAGTCTCCTGAATACGAGTCTCTGGGCTTTGACCTGACTGTTGAACGTCTGATCTCCATTGGGTATCCTCAGGAACTAGGCAGCTTTGTCTATGACCCTGCATTCCCAACCAG AGGCCTGATTTTTGACACGTTACACGGGAACTTGCTGAAGGTCGATGCCTACGGGAACATCCTGGTTTGTGCCCATGGCTTCAACTTCATGAGAGG ACCAGATATAAGAGAACAATACCCAAACAAATTTATTCAGCGGGATGACACGGAGCGATTCTACATCCTCAACACTCTCTTCAATCTCCCTG AGACCTACCTGTTTGCTTGCCTGGTTGATTTTTTCACCAATTGCTCCCGATACACAAG CTGTGAGACAGGATTTAAGGATGGGGATCTCTTCATGTCCTTCAAGAGTATGTTCCAGGATGTGCGGGATGCTGTTGACTGGGTTCATTACAAG GGATCATTGAAAGAGAAGACTTTAGAAAATTTGGAGACCTACGTTGTTAAAGAG CCCAAACTGCCATTACTGCTCAGTCGGATGAATGAAGTTGGCAAAGTTTTCCTGGTCACCAACAGCGACTACCAGTACACCAAT AAAATTATGACCTACATGTTTGACTTTGGCCATGGCCCCATG CCTGGAACCCCTCACCGACCTTGGCAGTCATACTTCGATCTGGTTGTGGTGGATGCTCGGAAGCCGCTATTTTTCAGCGAGGGAACGGTTCTGCGTCAAGTTGACAAG ACAACTGGCCACTTGAAGATCGGGACACATACGGGACCTCTGCAGCACGGTGTTGTGTACTCAGGAG GTTCTTCGGATATAATGGGGGACCTGCTGGGAGCAAAAGGCAAAGACATTCTGTACATTGGCGACCACATCTTTGGTGACATCCTGAAATCAAAGAAACGGCAGGGCTGGAGAACGTTCCTGGTCATCCCCGAACTGGCACAGGAGCTGCATGTCTGGACAGACAAGAGCA GCCTATTTGAGGAGCTACAGAGTCTGGACGTGTTTCTGGCAGAGCTCTACAA ACACCTGGACAGCAGCAGCAATGAGCGGCCTGACATCAGCGCCATTCAGAGACGCATCAAG AAAGTCACTCATGACATGGACATGTGTTACGGGATGATGGGGAGCCTGTTCCGCAGTGGCTCCCGGCAGACGCTCTTTGCCAGTCAGGTCATGCGCTATGCAGATCTCTATGCAGCCTCGTTCATCAACCTGTTGTACTACCCTTTCAGTTACCTCTTCCGAGCTGCCCACGTCTTG ATGCCCCATGAGTCCACCGTGGAGCACAGCCATGCAGATATTAACTACGTCGAGTCTCCAATGGCAACACGTAACCGTTCAATGGGCTCTGCGGATTTTAAAGGTACTGAGTTCAAAAGGCACCAACTGACCAGATCAATCAGTGAGATCAAACCGCCCAATCTTTTCCCACAAACTCCACAAGAGATTACACATTGCCacgatgaagatgatgatgaagaagaggaagaggaggaagagtaG
- the nt5c2a gene encoding 5'-nucleotidase, cytosolic IIa isoform X1, with the protein MSSWSEKLNDDPPGAMDGSAMKKYRREAYHRVFVNRSLAMEKIKCFGFDMDYTLAVYKSPEYESLGFDLTVERLISIGYPQELGSFVYDPAFPTSRGLIFDTLHGNLLKVDAYGNILVCAHGFNFMRGPDIREQYPNKFIQRDDTERFYILNTLFNLPETYLFACLVDFFTNCSRYTSCETGFKDGDLFMSFKSMFQDVRDAVDWVHYKGSLKEKTLENLETYVVKEPKLPLLLSRMNEVGKVFLVTNSDYQYTNKIMTYMFDFGHGPMPGTPHRPWQSYFDLVVVDARKPLFFSEGTVLRQVDKTTGHLKIGTHTGPLQHGVVYSGGSSDIMGDLLGAKGKDILYIGDHIFGDILKSKKRQGWRTFLVIPELAQELHVWTDKSSLFEELQSLDVFLAELYKHLDSSSNERPDISAIQRRIKKVTHDMDMCYGMMGSLFRSGSRQTLFASQVMRYADLYAASFINLLYYPFSYLFRAAHVLMPHESTVEHSHADINYVESPMATRNRSMGSADFKGTEFKRHQLTRSISEIKPPNLFPQTPQEITHCHDEDDDEEEEEEEE; encoded by the exons TGTACAAGTCTCCTGAATACGAGTCTCTGGGCTTTGACCTGACTGTTGAACGTCTGATCTCCATTGGGTATCCTCAGGAACTAGGCAGCTTTGTCTATGACCCTGCATTCCCAACCAG tAGAGGCCTGATTTTTGACACGTTACACGGGAACTTGCTGAAGGTCGATGCCTACGGGAACATCCTGGTTTGTGCCCATGGCTTCAACTTCATGAGAGG ACCAGATATAAGAGAACAATACCCAAACAAATTTATTCAGCGGGATGACACGGAGCGATTCTACATCCTCAACACTCTCTTCAATCTCCCTG AGACCTACCTGTTTGCTTGCCTGGTTGATTTTTTCACCAATTGCTCCCGATACACAAG CTGTGAGACAGGATTTAAGGATGGGGATCTCTTCATGTCCTTCAAGAGTATGTTCCAGGATGTGCGGGATGCTGTTGACTGGGTTCATTACAAG GGATCATTGAAAGAGAAGACTTTAGAAAATTTGGAGACCTACGTTGTTAAAGAG CCCAAACTGCCATTACTGCTCAGTCGGATGAATGAAGTTGGCAAAGTTTTCCTGGTCACCAACAGCGACTACCAGTACACCAAT AAAATTATGACCTACATGTTTGACTTTGGCCATGGCCCCATG CCTGGAACCCCTCACCGACCTTGGCAGTCATACTTCGATCTGGTTGTGGTGGATGCTCGGAAGCCGCTATTTTTCAGCGAGGGAACGGTTCTGCGTCAAGTTGACAAG ACAACTGGCCACTTGAAGATCGGGACACATACGGGACCTCTGCAGCACGGTGTTGTGTACTCAGGAG GTTCTTCGGATATAATGGGGGACCTGCTGGGAGCAAAAGGCAAAGACATTCTGTACATTGGCGACCACATCTTTGGTGACATCCTGAAATCAAAGAAACGGCAGGGCTGGAGAACGTTCCTGGTCATCCCCGAACTGGCACAGGAGCTGCATGTCTGGACAGACAAGAGCA GCCTATTTGAGGAGCTACAGAGTCTGGACGTGTTTCTGGCAGAGCTCTACAA ACACCTGGACAGCAGCAGCAATGAGCGGCCTGACATCAGCGCCATTCAGAGACGCATCAAG AAAGTCACTCATGACATGGACATGTGTTACGGGATGATGGGGAGCCTGTTCCGCAGTGGCTCCCGGCAGACGCTCTTTGCCAGTCAGGTCATGCGCTATGCAGATCTCTATGCAGCCTCGTTCATCAACCTGTTGTACTACCCTTTCAGTTACCTCTTCCGAGCTGCCCACGTCTTG ATGCCCCATGAGTCCACCGTGGAGCACAGCCATGCAGATATTAACTACGTCGAGTCTCCAATGGCAACACGTAACCGTTCAATGGGCTCTGCGGATTTTAAAGGTACTGAGTTCAAAAGGCACCAACTGACCAGATCAATCAGTGAGATCAAACCGCCCAATCTTTTCCCACAAACTCCACAAGAGATTACACATTGCCacgatgaagatgatgatgaagaagaggaagaggaggaagagtaG
- the nt5c2a gene encoding 5'-nucleotidase, cytosolic IIa isoform X3: MTLHSQPAQTPIPASVLVKFLRSLSCTIMCADVHTVPSLCCVREVYKRGLIFDTLHGNLLKVDAYGNILVCAHGFNFMRGPDIREQYPNKFIQRDDTERFYILNTLFNLPETYLFACLVDFFTNCSRYTSCETGFKDGDLFMSFKSMFQDVRDAVDWVHYKGSLKEKTLENLETYVVKEPKLPLLLSRMNEVGKVFLVTNSDYQYTNKIMTYMFDFGHGPMPGTPHRPWQSYFDLVVVDARKPLFFSEGTVLRQVDKTTGHLKIGTHTGPLQHGVVYSGGSSDIMGDLLGAKGKDILYIGDHIFGDILKSKKRQGWRTFLVIPELAQELHVWTDKSSLFEELQSLDVFLAELYKHLDSSSNERPDISAIQRRIKKVTHDMDMCYGMMGSLFRSGSRQTLFASQVMRYADLYAASFINLLYYPFSYLFRAAHVLMPHESTVEHSHADINYVESPMATRNRSMGSADFKGTEFKRHQLTRSISEIKPPNLFPQTPQEITHCHDEDDDEEEEEEEE, from the exons ATGACCCTGCATTCCCAACCAG CTCAGACACCCATCCCAGCCAGCGTCCTGGTGAAGTTCCTCCGCAGCCTCTCCTGTACGATCATGTGCGCAGATGTGCACACAGTGCCTAGCTTGTGTTGTGTGAGGGAAGTATACAAGAG AGGCCTGATTTTTGACACGTTACACGGGAACTTGCTGAAGGTCGATGCCTACGGGAACATCCTGGTTTGTGCCCATGGCTTCAACTTCATGAGAGG ACCAGATATAAGAGAACAATACCCAAACAAATTTATTCAGCGGGATGACACGGAGCGATTCTACATCCTCAACACTCTCTTCAATCTCCCTG AGACCTACCTGTTTGCTTGCCTGGTTGATTTTTTCACCAATTGCTCCCGATACACAAG CTGTGAGACAGGATTTAAGGATGGGGATCTCTTCATGTCCTTCAAGAGTATGTTCCAGGATGTGCGGGATGCTGTTGACTGGGTTCATTACAAG GGATCATTGAAAGAGAAGACTTTAGAAAATTTGGAGACCTACGTTGTTAAAGAG CCCAAACTGCCATTACTGCTCAGTCGGATGAATGAAGTTGGCAAAGTTTTCCTGGTCACCAACAGCGACTACCAGTACACCAAT AAAATTATGACCTACATGTTTGACTTTGGCCATGGCCCCATG CCTGGAACCCCTCACCGACCTTGGCAGTCATACTTCGATCTGGTTGTGGTGGATGCTCGGAAGCCGCTATTTTTCAGCGAGGGAACGGTTCTGCGTCAAGTTGACAAG ACAACTGGCCACTTGAAGATCGGGACACATACGGGACCTCTGCAGCACGGTGTTGTGTACTCAGGAG GTTCTTCGGATATAATGGGGGACCTGCTGGGAGCAAAAGGCAAAGACATTCTGTACATTGGCGACCACATCTTTGGTGACATCCTGAAATCAAAGAAACGGCAGGGCTGGAGAACGTTCCTGGTCATCCCCGAACTGGCACAGGAGCTGCATGTCTGGACAGACAAGAGCA GCCTATTTGAGGAGCTACAGAGTCTGGACGTGTTTCTGGCAGAGCTCTACAA ACACCTGGACAGCAGCAGCAATGAGCGGCCTGACATCAGCGCCATTCAGAGACGCATCAAG AAAGTCACTCATGACATGGACATGTGTTACGGGATGATGGGGAGCCTGTTCCGCAGTGGCTCCCGGCAGACGCTCTTTGCCAGTCAGGTCATGCGCTATGCAGATCTCTATGCAGCCTCGTTCATCAACCTGTTGTACTACCCTTTCAGTTACCTCTTCCGAGCTGCCCACGTCTTG ATGCCCCATGAGTCCACCGTGGAGCACAGCCATGCAGATATTAACTACGTCGAGTCTCCAATGGCAACACGTAACCGTTCAATGGGCTCTGCGGATTTTAAAGGTACTGAGTTCAAAAGGCACCAACTGACCAGATCAATCAGTGAGATCAAACCGCCCAATCTTTTCCCACAAACTCCACAAGAGATTACACATTGCCacgatgaagatgatgatgaagaagaggaagaggaggaagagtaG
- the nt5c2a gene encoding 5'-nucleotidase, cytosolic IIa isoform X4 codes for MRGPDIREQYPNKFIQRDDTERFYILNTLFNLPETYLFACLVDFFTNCSRYTSCETGFKDGDLFMSFKSMFQDVRDAVDWVHYKGSLKEKTLENLETYVVKEPKLPLLLSRMNEVGKVFLVTNSDYQYTNKIMTYMFDFGHGPMPGTPHRPWQSYFDLVVVDARKPLFFSEGTVLRQVDKTTGHLKIGTHTGPLQHGVVYSGGSSDIMGDLLGAKGKDILYIGDHIFGDILKSKKRQGWRTFLVIPELAQELHVWTDKSSLFEELQSLDVFLAELYKHLDSSSNERPDISAIQRRIKKVTHDMDMCYGMMGSLFRSGSRQTLFASQVMRYADLYAASFINLLYYPFSYLFRAAHVLMPHESTVEHSHADINYVESPMATRNRSMGSADFKGTEFKRHQLTRSISEIKPPNLFPQTPQEITHCHDEDDDEEEEEEEE; via the exons ATGAGAGG ACCAGATATAAGAGAACAATACCCAAACAAATTTATTCAGCGGGATGACACGGAGCGATTCTACATCCTCAACACTCTCTTCAATCTCCCTG AGACCTACCTGTTTGCTTGCCTGGTTGATTTTTTCACCAATTGCTCCCGATACACAAG CTGTGAGACAGGATTTAAGGATGGGGATCTCTTCATGTCCTTCAAGAGTATGTTCCAGGATGTGCGGGATGCTGTTGACTGGGTTCATTACAAG GGATCATTGAAAGAGAAGACTTTAGAAAATTTGGAGACCTACGTTGTTAAAGAG CCCAAACTGCCATTACTGCTCAGTCGGATGAATGAAGTTGGCAAAGTTTTCCTGGTCACCAACAGCGACTACCAGTACACCAAT AAAATTATGACCTACATGTTTGACTTTGGCCATGGCCCCATG CCTGGAACCCCTCACCGACCTTGGCAGTCATACTTCGATCTGGTTGTGGTGGATGCTCGGAAGCCGCTATTTTTCAGCGAGGGAACGGTTCTGCGTCAAGTTGACAAG ACAACTGGCCACTTGAAGATCGGGACACATACGGGACCTCTGCAGCACGGTGTTGTGTACTCAGGAG GTTCTTCGGATATAATGGGGGACCTGCTGGGAGCAAAAGGCAAAGACATTCTGTACATTGGCGACCACATCTTTGGTGACATCCTGAAATCAAAGAAACGGCAGGGCTGGAGAACGTTCCTGGTCATCCCCGAACTGGCACAGGAGCTGCATGTCTGGACAGACAAGAGCA GCCTATTTGAGGAGCTACAGAGTCTGGACGTGTTTCTGGCAGAGCTCTACAA ACACCTGGACAGCAGCAGCAATGAGCGGCCTGACATCAGCGCCATTCAGAGACGCATCAAG AAAGTCACTCATGACATGGACATGTGTTACGGGATGATGGGGAGCCTGTTCCGCAGTGGCTCCCGGCAGACGCTCTTTGCCAGTCAGGTCATGCGCTATGCAGATCTCTATGCAGCCTCGTTCATCAACCTGTTGTACTACCCTTTCAGTTACCTCTTCCGAGCTGCCCACGTCTTG ATGCCCCATGAGTCCACCGTGGAGCACAGCCATGCAGATATTAACTACGTCGAGTCTCCAATGGCAACACGTAACCGTTCAATGGGCTCTGCGGATTTTAAAGGTACTGAGTTCAAAAGGCACCAACTGACCAGATCAATCAGTGAGATCAAACCGCCCAATCTTTTCCCACAAACTCCACAAGAGATTACACATTGCCacgatgaagatgatgatgaagaagaggaagaggaggaagagtaG